Part of the Ammoniphilus sp. CFH 90114 genome, GGTGGTAGCCAATGCCAACCCTAGTGGAGGAGTCATACCCGCTGCCCTGATCGCTGCGTGAGGAAGGTAGTTTCCATCTGCCATCATCGCTCCCAAGATTACACCTAGTATAATGGCGTTCCCTTGCCCCATATTTTATAGCCACAAACCTGATCATAATCAGTCAATTATCGAGAGTTTCTGTCAATTAACAAAAAAGATTTCACCCTAATATTCCCTTTTTCTATTGACTAATCTTGTCTGTTCCTGTATTATATAATTCATATAACTCTGAAAACTTAGTTGGAGTTCATACTACCAAGGAGGCGATGGAATATGGATGGAAGAGCGTTACTATTTGTTGGCCCGGACGGATCCGGACGATTTACGTTGGCTGAGGCCATGGGTATTACCTTTCAGATCCCTAGAGTCGTCTCTTACACGACACGTCCTCAACGAGGGAAGGAAACCGAAGGCAAGGAATACTACTTTGTGACATCTGAAGAATTTATTGATATTGAGAATAAAGGAGAATTCATCGAGGTCGTACAGGCGGATGGGTACCACTACGGCATTAAGAAGTCAGATTGTGAGCGGCTGCTGAATGAAGCTGGAAGCTTCTTCGCGATCTTGAGTCCCGAAGGTTGTGAGATCTTTAGGAATCTCTTCGAGAAGAACCTAACGATCTTCGTATATGCTGATAAGGAAACGGTTATTCAACGTCAACGCGATCGAGGCGACGATGAAGTGACGATCGACCGTCACATAAGCCACTATGAGCAGATCATGGATTACCAGTCTAAGTGTGATATCGTCATCCCGAACTATGACTTAGCCAGCACCGCGCAAGAGCTAACCAATCGGATCGAACAATTCCTTAATTTGACTTATCATCCGGATAGTAAATATTAATCATGAACGGAGGGCTTACGTTAGTTTACTGTACTATCGTAAGCCCTCTTCTTTTATTTGTGAACATCATGAGATCTCGATCTTTTTCCTTTTGCTAAACTGAAGATCACCATCGCTACAATAGGCGCCCCAATCAAACTAGACCATAAGGTAAACAATACAATATACCCTCGATGGCTTGAGCCAGCTAAGTAAGTAGGAGCACCCCAATAAAGCAAAGACCACTCCACGATTAGAATCAGGACAAATGATAGAACCAGCAGCTTGATGAAGAATATCTTTTTCACAGATACCCTCTCCCCTATCTTTGTTACTTGAGAAGATTCTTTAGTGACGCAAGTTTTTCTAACTCATTTACGTTTCTTAGTCCCTTTACTTTCTTCTTATGTCTGCAGGCATCACATAAGAAACCGACTACTTCATCGTCCTTACCTGTGTAGACGGCATAGATCCGTTCACTGACGTGGCGATCACATTCCAAGCACTTATCCATTCTCTCTATTCCCCTCCTTTTGCATTAAACTTGGCAGTTAGGACAATAGAAGGTCTTGCGTGAGGATAACTCTTCCTTCACAATCCCATGACTGCATCGTAAACAGGGTTCACCTTCTCGATCATAGACTTTACACTGATCGTTATAACCACCGGTTAGGCGATCTTCTAAAAACAAAGGATGTTCCATATAGCCCCCGTATCCTATGGCCTCTTGTAACACACTTTGAATAGCAAGATACAATCGTCTTATTTCCTCTCCTTGTAATTCGTTCATCGATCGATGAGGAAGAAGGCCAGCCTGATAACTGATTTCATCACTATAACAATTTCCAATTCCAGCGATCCACTTTTGATCCACCAATGTCGTCTTAAGCCTGCCTTTTTTCCCCTTCAACCTTGCTTGAAAGGAGGATTCACTTAACATTGGTGAAAGTGGTTCAGGACCTAGCGGTTTCAATCTTTCCTCTACTTCCGCTGGCGATAGAAGATGAAGATATCCTAAACGCAAACCAATGAAATAGAGACTTCGATCACCGAACGACAGAATGACCTGGAAGGTTCGCTCCGGCTTGTCTGTCTCATTCCCTAGATACATCCATCCCCCTAACATCAGATGAAGAAGCAGAACAAACCCGTTATCTAATTGAAAGAGAAGATGCTTCGCCCGGCGAGTGACCGACAAAATCCGGCTTCCCTCAACCGTACGGATAAAAGAATCCTTAGCGACATTCACGGACTTTTCTCTTTCAATTTGGACACGGGTTATAGTAGCTCCCTGAAGCTGCTCTGTGAGAAGCTTACGATAGGTCTCCATTTCCGGCAATTCTGGCATGGTTGTCTCCCCCAAGGCTTTAAAGATGAATAAAGTCTTTATTCGTATCTCCTTGGAGGCTTATTTTATGCACCTAACTACAGACTATAAAGATAAAGAACAAAGATAATAGCAGACACCACGGTCGTAATGCCATAGATTACAGTAAGTCTTTTTACATTCGCCTTACTTTTCGAGTCGTATTTATTCTCTCCTGGTTTCCTAGCGATCCAGATCGTTGCTACTAAAGATAAAAGAATAGAAATGACAACCACTGTATATAAGATCACTTCCATTTGACTGATCTCCCCCCTTTTCCTACTTATTACTATAACCATTGTTATTATATCGTCATGTGATCTTCGTCACAAAAAGGAAATTTTTTTCTAAAAAAAGTATTTATAGCCTCGGTTCACACACGAGGCTATTTCATCGTGAATTATCCTTGAGATGAGACCTTAATCCAAGGCCTGCCTTCATGCCACTCTACTGCCAATGGGACCTGAAATGCGGAGGATAGAAGTTCTGCTGTCAGAACTTCTTCCTTCTTCCCTTTGGCCGCTATGGTCCCTTGGTCCACGAGGACGACATGAGTGAAGAAGGGCATAACCTCTTCGATATGATGGGTAACGTAGATCATCTGAATCACCTGTTCGTTTTGCATTTGTTCGATGGAGGAAAGAAGATTTTCTCTTTCCCATAGATCTAATCCAGCACAAGGCTCGTCCATAATCAAGATCTCCGGGTCATTCATAAGTGCTCTGGCGAGCATGACCTTCTTGCGCTCCCCTTGAGACAGGCTGCCCAGCGGGTGATCCTTCAGATGAGCGATGCGGACGGACTCTAATAAGTGAATCGCTTTTTCTTTAACCGTGTCAGGAACAGGTTCATAGAATCGCAAATAGCCATACTCCCCTGTGGCTACCACTTCCCAGACTGGATCTCTTAGCGTCAGCTTTTCTAATAAGGTTTGACTAATATATCCAATCTTTTTTCGCGCTTCTCGCACATCGCACTCGGTATACTTATACCCATTTACCTCCACCGTACCCTTGCTCGGAAACTGGTACCCTGCGATTAATTCTAACAACGTCGTCTTCCCTGACCCGTTCTTCCCAAGGATAATCCATTGCTCTCCTTTTCGCATGTTCAACTCAATATGACTTAAAATCGAGCGATCATGACGAATAAAATGTACATCTTGTAATTTTATCATTTTATCGTTATTCTCCCATGCCGAATTAAACGATTATCGGAGATTCTGTGCCTGATTGCAACTTGCTAAGAACCAAAGCTAATCGATCCATCCCTAGCTTAATCTTTTCGGGAGTGGAATGAGTAAAGTTGAGTCTCAGGGTGTTCAGTTGCGGATTACCCACATAGAACGGAGCCCCAGGAACGAAGGCTACCCCATTCTTCACCGCTTCCATTAGCAATTGAGTGGTGTCCACCTGTTCATCCAACGTAACCCAAAGGAACATCCCCCCTTGAGGTTCTACCCAAGAGATGGAGGAAGTTGGGATGCTCTTAAGGTAATCTTGCATGATCGTCATTCGCTGGTAATACTCGACCCGAAGCATCTCAATATGACCTTTTAGATCAAAATCCTCCACGAGGTAGTAAAGGGCCTGCTGATCAAGTGAACTGGAATGAAGATCTGCACATTGCTTGGCTTGAGCCATCATGCGAATGACTTGGTATGGACCTGTCACCCAACCCGTTCTTAAAGCGGGAACGACCGTCTTAGAAAAGGTGCTCGTATACATGACGTGTGTTCTTCCTTCATCCATAGCTGCTAATGGAGTGTAGGTCTGGTCTTGCTTGAACTGAATCTCGCCATACGGATCATCCTCGAATATGAGAACATTATACTTGTAGGCAAGCTTAAGCAGATGCTCTCTTCTCTCATTGCTCCACACTTTCCCCTCAGGATTCGAGAAGGTCGGAACCACATAAACAAACTTAGGTCGAAGCTTTTTCATCTTCTGTTCTAGATCTTCTGGATCCATCCCGTCTTTATCCCCGTCCACCGGGACAATCTGAGCTTCGAAAGATTGGAAAACCTGAATGGCAGCTAAATAAGTAGGATTTTCGGTCAGAATGACATCACCAGGTGAGATCATCACACGAGTAAAGAGATCAATCGCTTGCTGAGAGCCGGTGGTTAGAAGAATATTATCCGCCTTCGACTCAATTCCCTTAGTCTTCA contains:
- a CDS encoding PLP-dependent aminotransferase family protein; this translates as MRYPFADRVKMFKSSAVRELLSIIQQGDVISFAGGLPFEDYFPIGEVEKAYQKVFASGKSSLQYGLTEGYLPLRSWLSDSMKTKGIESKADNILLTTGSQQAIDLFTRVMISPGDVILTENPTYLAAIQVFQSFEAQIVPVDGDKDGMDPEDLEQKMKKLRPKFVYVVPTFSNPEGKVWSNERREHLLKLAYKYNVLIFEDDPYGEIQFKQDQTYTPLAAMDEGRTHVMYTSTFSKTVVPALRTGWVTGPYQVIRMMAQAKQCADLHSSSLDQQALYYLVEDFDLKGHIEMLRVEYYQRMTIMQDYLKSIPTSSISWVEPQGGMFLWVTLDEQVDTTQLLMEAVKNGVAFVPGAPFYVGNPQLNTLRLNFTHSTPEKIKLGMDRLALVLSKLQSGTESPIIV
- the mutM gene encoding bifunctional DNA-formamidopyrimidine glycosylase/DNA-(apurinic or apyrimidinic site) lyase; protein product: MPELPEMETYRKLLTEQLQGATITRVQIEREKSVNVAKDSFIRTVEGSRILSVTRRAKHLLFQLDNGFVLLLHLMLGGWMYLGNETDKPERTFQVILSFGDRSLYFIGLRLGYLHLLSPAEVEERLKPLGPEPLSPMLSESSFQARLKGKKGRLKTTLVDQKWIAGIGNCYSDEISYQAGLLPHRSMNELQGEEIRRLYLAIQSVLQEAIGYGGYMEHPLFLEDRLTGGYNDQCKVYDREGEPCLRCSHGIVKEELSSRKTFYCPNCQV
- a CDS encoding ABC transporter ATP-binding protein translates to MIKLQDVHFIRHDRSILSHIELNMRKGEQWIILGKNGSGKTTLLELIAGYQFPSKGTVEVNGYKYTECDVREARKKIGYISQTLLEKLTLRDPVWEVVATGEYGYLRFYEPVPDTVKEKAIHLLESVRIAHLKDHPLGSLSQGERKKVMLARALMNDPEILIMDEPCAGLDLWERENLLSSIEQMQNEQVIQMIYVTHHIEEVMPFFTHVVLVDQGTIAAKGKKEEVLTAELLSSAFQVPLAVEWHEGRPWIKVSSQG
- a CDS encoding guanylate kinase, with protein sequence MDGRALLFVGPDGSGRFTLAEAMGITFQIPRVVSYTTRPQRGKETEGKEYYFVTSEEFIDIENKGEFIEVVQADGYHYGIKKSDCERLLNEAGSFFAILSPEGCEIFRNLFEKNLTIFVYADKETVIQRQRDRGDDEVTIDRHISHYEQIMDYQSKCDIVIPNYDLASTAQELTNRIEQFLNLTYHPDSKY